The genomic DNA CCCCCGGGAGATCTTCTGCTTGAGCGTCTCGCCCTCGTAGTAGGGCATGACGATCACGAGCTGACCGGCCTCGGGCTCCGCCACCTCGAAGATGGTGCAGAGGTTCGGGTGGTCGAGTGAGGCGATCGTCTTCGCCTCCTGGAGGAACCGGAGCTTGAGCTCCGGGTCGGCACTGAGCGCGCTGGGGAGAAACTTGAGCGCCACGAAGCGCTGGAGCCGCGGGTCCCGGGCCTTGTACACGATGCCCATGCCGCCCCCGCCCACCTGCTCGAGGATCTCGTACTGGGACATCGCCGCCGGCGGCGGGGTGTGGTGCGCCACCGAGCGCGCCACAGCTCGAGCGAGGCCCGCGGTCACGCCGCTCTGTTCGGCGGCTGCCAGCAGATCCTCGAGCTCGCGCCGGAGCTCAGGATCGCTCGCGGTTGTGCGTGCCAGGAATGCCGCGCGATCGGGCGGCGCGAGGTCGAGCGCCTCGTCGAATAGCGCCTCGATGCGCCGCCGGCGCGCGGAGGGATCGCTCGGTGTGTCAGGAGTCACCAGTGGTGCGCTCATGGGCGGGGTCTTAGCGAAGCAAGCTTGTACCCTGAGAAGGGCTGCGCAAGGGGCGCCGTCAGGATCACCGTGACGCCGCGCTCACCGCGGTCGAATCCCCGAACATCAGCCACTGGATGACCGACACCGGCAGGCTCCCGTAGCTGATGAGCTTGTCGTGGAACGCGCCCAGCCGGAACGCGGCGCCCTCCTGGTCCCGGTAACGCCCCAGCAGCCGCATGATCTGCCACTTCCCCACCATGTATCCGATCTTCTGCGACGGCGACGCCGCCGCCCCGGCCGCCTCGCCTTCGGCGGCCTCGCGGTCGAGCCCGCCGGCCTCCATGAAGTACTTGACCGCCTGTTCGAAGCTCCACCGCCCGGTCTGCAGGTTCACGTCGACCCCGATCCGCGCGGCGCGATAGCGGGCCAGCCGGAGCACCTGTCCCTGGGACGGCGACTGATCGGGATAGAGCCCTTCGCGCATCATCATCTCCTCCCCGTAGAGGGCCCACCCTTCGACGAAGGTGTTGTCGCCGTGCTGGCGGCGGATCTCGTCGGAGAGGTGGTTGGCGATCGAGATCTGCAGGAAATGGCCGGGGATGCCCTCGTGCCCCAGGATCGGGCGGGGATCCTCGATGGCGGCGCGAATATAGAAGTTGCCGCTCTTCGGGTTGTAGATCGGGATGAAGTAGAGGCCGCTGGGATCGCGGTCGTAGATGCCGGGAGCGTTCATGAAGCCGCCCGGGCTGGTGGGCTTGAACGCCTGGGGAAGCTGCCGGATGTAGAACTTGCCCATGTAGGGCGGGATGGTGACCAGGTGATTGGTGCGGAGGAACTGGACGATCTCGCCCAGCCGCGCCTCGTAGGCCGCCAGGAACTCGGCCTGGTCGGCGGGAATGTGCTTGCTGCGCGCGGGGTCCGGCGAGGCGAAGCTCGGGTCCTTGAGCATCGCCTCGAGGCCGCGAT from Gemmatimonadales bacterium includes the following:
- a CDS encoding DUF885 domain-containing protein; the encoded protein is MLRPFSLSLGVLAAALLPSPASAQTPAALRTTAHAYYAWRDSIHPVATSDAGEHRWDNRLGDFRMASVLRARRHIAALLDSVKARPAAGWSKDDRVDWLLFRAQLEGADFFGRSLQPEASDPQVYLNESANGIFSLLKKDYAPHRTRALAATARLEQVPALLALARTNLVHPVRLFARLAIAAARGGDDLYTTSLMTLADSLSDAERARLVTARDGALRAIHQYADWLDGRQAGMPEWKPMGEARYNYLLKHVLLLPYDASQIAMLGEVELARYRGLEAMLKDPSFASPDPARSKHIPADQAEFLAAYEARLGEIVQFLRTNHLVTIPPYMGKFYIRQLPQAFKPTSPGGFMNAPGIYDRDPSGLYFIPIYNPKSGNFYIRAAIEDPRPILGHEGIPGHFLQISIANHLSDEIRRQHGDNTFVEGWALYGEEMMMREGLYPDQSPSQGQVLRLARYRAARIGVDVNLQTGRWSFEQAVKYFMEAGGLDREAAEGEAAGAAASPSQKIGYMVGKWQIMRLLGRYRDQEGAAFRLGAFHDKLISYGSLPVSVIQWLMFGDSTAVSAASR